GAGGAGAACATCAGCAGGGCGATGAGCTCGTAACTCATTACAGCGTCTCCCCACGGGCCGCGGCGATATCCTTGAAGAAGGTGGCGATGGTCTGCAGCAGCATCAGTGCCACGCCAACGGTCATGATGATCTTGATCGGCGCCATGGGCGGCGACCAGGCCGAGTAGCTGGTCTCGCCGTACTTCAGGGCGTACTGGGTCGAGGAGATACCGCCGTAGAGCAGGAAGATCAGGTAGAAGATCAGGAAGCCGACGGTGATGGCATCCATGATCGCGCTGGTGCGCGGCGACCAGCGGCTGTAGAACAGGTCCATGCGCACATGGGCATCGAGTTGCATGGAGTAGCCGCCGCCGAGGAGGAAGTAGGCGACCATCAGGAATTGCGCGGTTTCCAGGGTCCAGAGCGCAGGATCGGCGAAGGTCTTGCTGACCGAGGAGTAGAGCAGCACCGCCAGCATGGCGAAGATCAGGTACATGGCGAACCGGCCAATGACCCGGTTCATCGCATCCACCCCGCGCACGAACACCCGAATGGCCCTTGGCATGCAGTTCTCTACGAAATAGTTGTTATCCCGTCAGACTAGCCGAAGATTTCACAAAGCCAACTTGTCCAGGGCTGCCGGTCCTGGCGCGACGCTGCGGGCAGCACGGCGACGACTTGCAGCGCCCCACCATGATCGATGCCCGCTAACACGGCGGGGATAACGGCATCAAGATCGGCGAACAGCCAGAAAAACAGGCCCAGCACGATCATCACCTGGATTGATGGGTACTATCGAGGCGTTCAAGTTCTTCCCGCGTCCATCAGTCCCTAGCATTGCCCTCCGTAGCCACTGTTCTCCAACCGGAGGAGCCATCATGAAATCCCCATTGATCCTGAGCCTGGCCCTCGGCCTGTTTGCCGCCAACGCTTTCGCCCTGCCGAACCAGATCCCCCAGCCGCTGCTCGGCGAATTCAAGGACAGCCGACAGGAGGTGCGGTCCTATGATCGCCACGTCGCCGAAGGAGGTGCCGAGCGCCTGCAGCAACAGCGCCTGCGTATGGCGGAAGATGGCAGCGAGCGCACCCCCGGCCAGCAACGCCTGCGCCTGGCCGAAGGCGGCGCCGAGCGCCTGCAGGAACACCATACGCGGGGATAGGCGCGCCTCAGACAAGCGCCAGCCGCCACAACGGCAGCGTCAGCGTCAGCGCCGCCAATACCCCGAAGACACGCCGCGGCGTGTCTTCCCGGGGTCATAGAGGAAGGCCAGGGCATTGAGCCCGCCCGGACAGGCGGGCAGCCCGGCGACCGACTCGACATTCAGCCACCGGTGCCAGACCAGCATTAGCCCAGCCCGCTCGGCGCGAAGGTCGGCAATTTCACCTGAACGACTACCATGAATCTACAGGCGCCTCGATCACGCGGGGCGCCAGCTGTGCCGCACATGCGCAGGCACACGGCGACCAGCAACAACCGTCCGGCACACCGGACCACCGACCGGGGCCGCACGCCACGCTTGCAACGGGAGGTTTCCATGGACACGCATACCCTCGGCGCCTTGCTCCTAGTGGGCACCCTCTCCGGCTGCGCCGGCTCGCTCGGCACTCCCGCCGCCTACCTGGCCTACCGCGAAGCGCCCCTGGTGGCCAAGGTCGACCTCGACATGAGCAAGCAGCATGTCCTGGAAATCGGTGGCCCCCCTTCCAGCGAGATGCAGCGCACCGTCCGGCCCGGCAGCTGTCACGACTACACCCTCACCCAGGACGGCCGGCCCCAGGCCTATCACGTCAGCTTCGACGCGGCCGGGCGGGTCGACGGCAAGGGCTTCACCACCTGCACCCAGATGGAAGACAACGCGCGCGCCCGTGCTCGCGCCCGCGTGCCCTACGGCGGGGGCGGGGGCTATTGAGCCCGGAGGTACGGCCTTGGCTGCTGCGCAGGTCGACGTACCGACCGCTCGCCGGCGCCGCCATCCTTTGCCATAGTCCAGTGTCTGCACAGTTCATCGGCTTCAATGGACCTATCCATGCTGCGACTCGCCCGATTCCTTCTCGCCCCC
The genomic region above belongs to Pseudomonas benzenivorans and contains:
- a CDS encoding TRAP transporter small permease subunit, translated to MPRAIRVFVRGVDAMNRVIGRFAMYLIFAMLAVLLYSSVSKTFADPALWTLETAQFLMVAYFLLGGGYSMQLDAHVRMDLFYSRWSPRTSAIMDAITVGFLIFYLIFLLYGGISSTQYALKYGETSYSAWSPPMAPIKIIMTVGVALMLLQTIATFFKDIAAARGETL
- the osmE gene encoding osmotically-inducible lipoprotein OsmE, encoding MDTHTLGALLLVGTLSGCAGSLGTPAAYLAYREAPLVAKVDLDMSKQHVLEIGGPPSSEMQRTVRPGSCHDYTLTQDGRPQAYHVSFDAAGRVDGKGFTTCTQMEDNARARARARVPYGGGGGY